The following DNA comes from Macaca thibetana thibetana isolate TM-01 chromosome 14, ASM2454274v1, whole genome shotgun sequence.
TGGTGCTGCGGTTGCCGAGGAGACGCTGCAGCCTAGCTGGGCCCTGGCaggtgaggggtggggggtggtgctGGGAAGCCCCAAGCCCAGCCTCAAGCTTGCTGGGGCTCAGGAGCTCAAAGCCCACCCTTGGGTTCAAACGGCTGTGCAGGTTCTGGACAGGGGCAGGATCCCCGAAGGCCTTGAAACCACACCCTATTTATGCTGAGAGCTATAGGCTCTGCAGGGCCCCAGGCAGCTGGGGTATTCCTGAGGGGCTGAGTCTCCTGGTATCCCTAAGACTGGGCTTGGCTTAGGCACTGAGATAACCACTGGAGGGTGGGATGGAGGTTCAGGATTGGGGGAGGGGAGCCAGGGTGAGGAAGAAGAGGTGTgagcaggaggggctggggtctcatgaacctccctttctcctcccttccccaccccctcaaGGAGATTCCCTAGCATGGTGGTCCTGGCCCCTCCCTAGCAAGCTTCAAGCGGGGGAGGATCTTGCCTGGCAGACGCTCTGCCCTGGTGAGAAGGGGGCGGGATGAGTTTTTCTCTGCAGCCCAGCACCAGGCTGTGAGCCCCAGCTGGCTGGGCTGGAGGGGCTTtgaggagggagggtggaggcaggaggggcCGGGAATGAGCGCCACGTTCTCCCAGGACTTTTTCCTGGCCATCATCCTGCAGGACAGCAGCCCAGGTGAGGGGCAGCACGAGGTTGGGCATCATGTGGGGTGGGGCTGACAGGGAAAGAAGAGTTAGAGGACGCATGAGCGGATTACAGGGATGGAGTGGTGTGGCTCTGTCGGCAGGCAAGGGTGTATGACACAGATGcgaggtatgtgtgtatgtgcatgacATGTTTGCTTGCAACTGTGTGCAGCAAGGGTCAGGAAGTGAGCGTCTGTGGTGTCTGCACACATTTGGCAGGGTTTGATGTATGCCGTGTGTCTGAGTGTGGGTCCACCTGTATGTATGGTACCCACACATGTGTTAGGTGCCACTGTGGTGTGGTATCTGCACACCTGTGTGGCAGGGGCTCATATGTTTAGCTGCATGTGCATGCCTCTGTGGTGTCTGCATAAGTGTATGGCTAAGGTTGGTGTGTATGTTTGCCCGTGCACGTACATGTGCACCTGTGTGTGATACCTGCCATCTGTGCTGGCATTTTCTGTGTTGCATACCCTGGTGTTTGTGGCTGCACAGGTGTGTGGTAGGGCttgtatgtgttgtgtgtctgtgtgtacatgtatgtgtgcaggAGCTAAAAAGTGTTCCCCTTTGTGTTCACTGAGATAGAGATATGTATGAAAGGAGGTTAATTGGGGTCACCCAACCTTCCTTGCTCcgttccttcctccttccctgccttcctcctttccACAGTGTGGCCACATTAGCCACCAACAGGGCCCAGGAGGAGACCTGAGCCATGTCCCCTACTGGTGGCCCCACATGTGGTGACTCCAGACTATAGGCTCTAGGCAGAAGCAGGAATTGTGTTGTGGTATAGCTTTTCCTCCACCCCTTCTCAACCATGGGGTCTCAGAGGGGACCGGGCATAGGCACCAACTGTCTGCTCTTTAGGAAGGCTGACCCTCACCAAGCCTCCCACCTGGCAGATTCCTTCTGGAACCCTAACGCCTTCGAGACGGATTCCGACCTGCCGGCTGGATGGATGAGGGTCCAGGACACCTCAGGGACCTATTACTGGCACATCCCAACAGGGACCACCCAGTGGGAACCCCCCGGCCGGGCCTCCCCCTCACAAGGGAGCAGCCCCCAAGAGGAGTCCCAGGTGAGGCTCACAGGCCTGTTGGTTTTGGGCCAGAGGAGGGAGTATGTGCTGCTGGAGTAGGGTAGGACACTCGCTCACtactcccttccctcctcctagCTCACCTGGACAGGTTTTGCTCACGGAGAAGGCTTTGAGGATGGAGAGTTTTGGAAGGTGAGTAAGGGGACCTGCTTTGCCATGGGATAGCTGGAGGAGGTGCATCACTTTGATCCTGATTCCTCAATCCCCTTCCCAAGGATGAACCCAGTGATGAGGCCCCAATGGAGCTGGGACTGAAGGAACCTGAGGAGGGGACATTGACCTTCCCAGCTCAGAGCCTCAGGTGAGCTGCCAGATGCAGTGGGTTGGCAGTGGGATGGATCTGTCTGGAAGGGGCCTTGGGACAGCTCCATTTATGGGGGCCCTGTGCCAAGTATTACCATCTGCCTCCAGCCCAGAGCCATTGCCCCAAGAGGAGGAGAAGCTACCCCCACGGAATACCAACCCAGGGATAAAGGTTTGTTCAAGACTGACACCCATTCTGAGACCAGGGCCCTCTTGTGTGTAGGACAGCCCCTAATATTGTGCTCTGAGGGGTCTCAGTGCAGTCCCCCAGGTCCTGAGTTAGGAGTTCTTCCAGCCTCAGCAAAGAGCCCTGTGAGTGAGCTGGAGGCActtccaatttttaaatcaaCCAGCCCAACAGACAGGTTGGGGGCCCTCCTAGTCTTGGTTCAGGTGCTTTTTTGTACTAGCCAGGGTCTCATATGACATCTCCCTCACCCTCACCACATCCCCCTCTCCCTAACCACATCCTGTTTGGGGAGCTTCTCCGTCTTAGTTCAGAACACCCTGCCTCCTGCCATACTCTGTATTCAGGAACTCTGCTGTGTCCTGTGCTGAGGGCTCTCCAGTTTTGACTCcgatcctctgcctcctgcccctcTTCTGTGTCTGGCAGTGTTTCGCCGTGCGCTCCCTAGGCTGGGTAGAGATGACCGAGGAGGAGCTGGCCCCTGGACGCAGCAGTGTGGCAGTCAACAATTGCATCCGTCAGCTCTCTTACCACAAAAACAACCTGCATGACCCCATGTCTGGGGGCTGGGGGGAAGTAAGGACCTGAGCCAGCAGGGGTGGTACTATGAGAGAGTGTGAAGGGAATTATGAGAGATGGGAGGTCTGACCTGCCCACAAGCAGGCTGGGAAAGGGGCATATTGGCCCTCCGTAAGTGGCAGCCCTGTGGGATGGATGAGTGACCCCAGGCTAGGACCTTGCGAGATGGTAGCCTAACAACAGTGGAGTCGATGTGAGAGATGACACGTGACCTCCACTAGAGTGAGGCCTGCAGGGCGGGTGGTCTGACACCAAAGCAGGGGCCCCAGAGCTGTGGCTAACATCCCCTGAGCTGCAGGATCAGAGATCAGCTACCATCCCGGCTGGAGTCCCACTGAGTGCCTGCTTCTGGGCCTGCAGGGAAAGGATCTGCTACTACAGCTGGAGGACGAGACGCTAAAGCTAGTGGAGCCACAGAGCCAGGCACTGCTGCACGCCCAACCCATCATCAGCATCCGTGTGTGGGGCGTTGGGCGGGACAGTGGAAGGTGGGAACAGGGCCTGGGATTCCAGGGTGGGAGTTCATCCAGCATCAGAGTCCTCCTCTCTAACTCTGTTCTTTGCCTCTCTTGTGCTGCTGGACCCAGAGAGAGGTACTATGCCTATTTTCCCCCTCCTGCACCTGGACCAGATGCCTGGAAGCACCCAAGCTCCCCTCTTCTGCCCTGCCCCTTCCAACCTGCTATGCTCCACCATTACCTTCCACCTCAGCATGCTTGCCTGTCTACCCTCCCTCCAGAAGACAGCACCTATGGGGGACCAGCTGTGGGCAGAAGCCCTGGAGGAGCTGTGACGGGCAGGGAGGacgtgggtggggtggggaccaGGCTTGGCACTGGATGGTACTGGGAGACACTgaggtgcccctcccccaacagGGACTTTGCCTACGTAGCTCGTGATAAGCTGACCCAGATGCTCAAGTGCCACGTGTTTCGCTGTGAGGCACCCGCCAAGAACATCGCCACCAGCCTGCATGAGATCTGCTCTAAGGCACGGCCCCCTCCACTCCCTGGACTAGCTGCCACCTTCACTCTACAAGGGTGTGGGTGGGGTTACTGAGTAGGGTGGGGGGGCCCCAGGGCAATGAGGCTCTAATAGATTCTCCCTGGCTCCtcgcctcccttccttcctcagaTCATGGCCGAACGGCGTAATGCCCGCTGCTTGGTGAATGGACTCTCCCTGGACCACTCTAAACTTGTGGATGTCCCTTTCCAAGGTCAGTGTCAGAACCCCTCCAGGTCCAGCTCAGATTTGTTGGCAAAGGTGGGCGACTCAAGGAAAGGCATGAGCTCCTGGACAGCGCTGatagaaaaatgaacacatgaaGACTGAATACTCCAATAAGTGGAGGGACTCCGGTTAAAGG
Coding sequences within:
- the APBB1 gene encoding amyloid beta precursor protein binding family B member 1 isoform X2, producing MSATFSQDFFLAIILQDSSPDSFWNPNAFETDSDLPAGWMRVQDTSGTYYWHIPTGTTQWEPPGRASPSQGSSPQEESQLTWTGFAHGEGFEDGEFWKDEPSDEAPMELGLKEPEEGTLTFPAQSLSPEPLPQEEEKLPPRNTNPGIKCFAVRSLGWVEMTEEELAPGRSSVAVNNCIRQLSYHKNNLHDPMSGGWGEGKDLLLQLEDETLKLVEPQSQALLHAQPIISIRVWGVGRDSGRDFAYVARDKLTQMLKCHVFRCEAPAKNIATSLHEICSKIMAERRNARCLVNGLSLDHSKLVDVPFQVEFPAPKNELVQKFQVYYLGNVPVAKPVGVDVINGALESVLSSSSREQWTPSHVSVAPATLTILHQQTEAVLGECRVRFLSFLAVGRDVHTFAFIMAAGPASFCCHMFWCEPNAASLSEAVQAACMLRYQKCLDARSQASTSCLPAPPAESVARRVGWTVRRGVQSLWGSLKPKRLGTHTP
- the APBB1 gene encoding amyloid beta precursor protein binding family B member 1 isoform X3 encodes the protein MRVQDTSGTYYWHIPTGTTQWEPPGRASPSQGSSPQEESQLTWTGFAHGEGFEDGEFWKDEPSDEAPMELGLKEPEEGTLTFPAQSLSPEPLPQEEEKLPPRNTNPGIKCFAVRSLGWVEMTEEELAPGRSSVAVNNCIRQLSYHKNNLHDPMSGGWGEGKDLLLQLEDETLKLVEPQSQALLHAQPIISIRVWGVGRDSGRDFAYVARDKLTQMLKCHVFRCEAPAKNIATSLHEICSKIMAERRNARCLVNGLSLDHSKLVDVPFQVEFPAPKNELVQKFQVYYLGNVPVAKPVGVDVINGALESVLSSSSREQWTPSHVSVAPATLTILHQQTEAVLGECRVRFLSFLAVGRDVHTFAFIMAAGPASFCCHMFWCEPNAASLSEAVQAACMLRYQKCLDARSQASTSCLPAPPAESVARRVGWTVRRGVQSLWGSLKPKRLGTHTP